Proteins encoded in a region of the Rickettsia bellii RML369-C genome:
- the fumC gene encoding class II fumarate hydratase, translating to MTNYRTESDSFGEIQIEDKFYWGAQTQRSLENFKIGKQRMPEILIRSLAILKKCAAKVNLEFGDLEPKIAESIDKATSRILNAEFSDNFPLVVWQTGSGTQTNMNMNEVIASIANEELTGMKGGKSPVHPNDHVNKGQSSNDSFPTAMHIATVLATREKLIPALNNLLTALQNKSKDWDSIIKIGRTHLQDATPLTLKQEFSGYITQIEYALERIEDALKKVYLLAQGGTAVGTGINSRKGFDIKFAEEVAEFTKQPFKTAPNKFESLAAHDALVEFSGTLNTIAVSLMKIANDIRLLGSGPRCGLGELHLPENEPGSSIMPGKVNPTQVEALTMVCTQVMGNHVTVTIAGSNGHLELNVFKPVIIYNILQSIELLSDAANSFVTHCVDGIEPNITHINDLRDKSLMLVTALNPHIGYDNAAKIAKEAHKHGITLKEAAKKLNLLSEEEFNKIVVPEKMVRQS from the coding sequence ATGACAAACTATAGAACAGAAAGCGACTCTTTTGGGGAAATTCAAATAGAAGACAAATTTTATTGGGGAGCACAAACACAAAGATCATTAGAAAATTTCAAAATAGGCAAACAAAGAATGCCAGAAATTCTAATCCGCTCCCTTGCTATATTAAAAAAATGTGCTGCAAAAGTTAACCTCGAATTTGGTGATCTAGAACCTAAAATAGCTGAAAGTATAGATAAAGCTACAAGCAGAATTTTAAATGCTGAATTTAGCGATAATTTTCCTTTAGTAGTTTGGCAAACAGGCTCTGGAACGCAAACAAATATGAATATGAATGAGGTAATCGCCTCTATTGCAAATGAGGAATTAACCGGCATGAAAGGCGGTAAATCCCCTGTACATCCTAATGATCATGTCAATAAAGGACAGTCATCAAATGATTCATTCCCAACGGCTATGCATATAGCAACTGTGCTTGCAACTAGAGAAAAGCTAATACCGGCTTTAAATAATTTACTCACAGCTTTACAAAATAAATCAAAAGATTGGGACAGCATTATAAAAATCGGACGCACCCATTTACAAGACGCAACTCCTCTAACACTCAAGCAAGAATTTTCCGGATATATTACACAAATAGAATATGCTTTAGAAAGAATAGAAGACGCATTAAAAAAAGTTTATTTACTTGCCCAAGGAGGAACAGCAGTTGGAACAGGCATCAATTCACGTAAAGGATTTGATATAAAATTTGCTGAAGAGGTAGCAGAATTTACAAAACAACCTTTTAAAACAGCACCTAATAAATTTGAAAGCTTAGCCGCTCATGATGCACTTGTAGAATTTTCAGGCACTCTTAATACTATAGCCGTAAGTCTGATGAAAATAGCAAACGATATAAGATTGCTCGGGTCAGGTCCAAGATGCGGTCTTGGTGAGCTGCACTTACCAGAAAATGAGCCTGGCTCTTCAATTATGCCAGGTAAGGTAAACCCTACACAAGTCGAAGCTTTAACAATGGTTTGCACTCAAGTTATGGGAAATCATGTTACAGTTACTATTGCCGGCTCAAACGGACATCTTGAACTTAACGTCTTTAAACCAGTAATAATATATAATATTTTGCAATCTATCGAGCTACTATCGGATGCCGCAAATAGCTTTGTCACTCATTGTGTGGACGGGATAGAACCTAATATAACCCATATTAACGATTTACGTGATAAATCTTTAATGCTTGTCACCGCTCTTAATCCGCATATTGGCTATGATAATGCCGCCAAAATTGCTAAAGAAGCTCATAAACACGGAATCACTTTAAAAGAAGCTGCAAAAAAACTTAATCTTTTATCGGAAGAAGAATTTAACAAAATAGTAGTACCTGAAAAAATGGTTAGACAATCCTAG
- a CDS encoding type II toxin-antitoxin system Phd/YefM family antitoxin yields MKQNLSNQINLLEAKTHFSNLIQRVQDGEQITICKHNTPFAVLSPITQKPKIKTEDIVEQIMEFNKDKTLAPYTIKELRDESRR; encoded by the coding sequence ATGAAGCAAAATTTATCTAATCAAATTAATTTGTTAGAAGCAAAAACACATTTTTCTAATCTAATACAACGTGTACAAGATGGAGAACAAATTACTATTTGTAAGCATAATACACCGTTTGCTGTACTTTCACCAATAACTCAAAAACCAAAAATAAAAACAGAAGATATAGTTGAACAAATAATGGAATTTAATAAAGATAAAACACTAGCACCATATACTATAAAAGAACTTAGAGATGAAAGTAGAAGATG